The Helicobacter fennelliae nucleotide sequence AGCAAAGAGTGATAGATAGCCTCAAAAAAGCTCAAATGTGGGATTTTGTAGAGAATCTAAAAGGCGGAATCCATTGCGTGCTTGATGAGTTTGGCACAAATTTAAGTGGCGGGCAAAGACAAAGAATTGCTATTGCAAGAGCGATTTACAAAAATAGTGATGTGCTGATTTTTGATGAAGCGACTTCAGCCCTTGATATTAAAACCGAAGAGGCGATTAGAATGACGATAGAATCTATCAAAAAAGACAAAATCATTATCCTTATCGCACACCGCCCAAGCACAATCTCTCTTGCTAAGCGCGTGTATTGCCTTGAAGAAGGAAAAATCACTCAAACAATCACGCCACAGGAGTTTTTCAAACAACATGAGCTTTAAAATCACTCTTGAGACATTTTTGATTTCAGATACGCACTTTGGACATAAAGCCGTCCTCAAAAAAGAGCCGATACGAAAAGTCGTCACCAAGCAATGTGGATTTAAAGTCTTTGATGATATGAGTGTATATAATTGGAATCAAGTTGTGGGCGATTCGGATTTGGTGCTTCATTTGGGGGATTTGTATTTTGATGATGGATACAAATACCTACCCAAGCTCAATGGATTTAAGCGACTTGTGGTGGGTAATAATGACATTGGCAAATTTAAATATGTCAAAAAAATGCATGATTGGAAAGTCTGCAACAAAATCTCGCTCAAAATCCAGCAAAAAGAAAGATTCCACGCAAAGCTTATCAAAAAATTTGGATCAGAGCTTAAAAATCCTTATATCAATGCTATCATTGCGGATTTTGGCAGTGAGCGCATAATGTTTAGCCATTTTCCTGTGATGAATCGCAAAAAAAACGATCGCTTCGAGCATGCGCGAGATATTTTAGATGAGATATACAAAATCCTAGATTGCAGTCTCAACATTCACGGACACACACATTCCAAAAAAACTTACAATAGATTCTGCATTAATGTAAGCTGCGAGGAGATAGATTTTACTCCAATTCGCTTAAGAGAGATTATCAAAATCCAATAATGTGATATAATCTTTTTTCATAGAATCTTTGAATCTAAAATATCTTGATGTTTTATAGAATCTAGATTTTGTATTGATTTGATTTTACGCTGAAATGAAAGCAAAAAGCGCGAAATTCACCCAAAAGCTAGAATAATTCTATACATAAATGAGATAACAAAAAAGGAGAAACCATGGAAGGTCAGCTTATGGCACTTGCTATCGAATCATACAAAATCACCCTTCTTATATCGCTTCCGATTTTGGCGACAGGGCTTGTGATCGGGCTTTTGATTAGTATTTTTCAAGCCACCACCCAAATCAATGAAATGACACTCTCATTTGTGCCTAAGATTCTAGGCGTTATTGCTGTGGTTATCTTTACAATGCCTTGGATGCTTAATATGCTTATCGATTACACGACAAATCTTATCGCACTCATTCCAAAATTCATCGACTAACTCCTCAATGCTCTCTAAAACGATTGATTTTGCTACATATTCCTCACTCAAAATCGGAGGAAAAAACGAAGTGATGATCCTTCAAACACACGATTTTAGCGCGCAGAATCTAGATTTGACATTAGATTCTATACATTCATTTAGCATTATCGGACATGCTTATAATCTCCTTGTCTCACCAAAAGCTAGCAATCTTGTAATGCTAGATAAAACATTTGATTATATATATGATTGTGAGGACTGCATTGAGATTGGTGCGATGACTCCAAGTGGCAAAATATATCGATTTTTTAAAGAAAATGATTTGTTTGGATTAGAGTTTTTAAAAGCCCTTCCCGGAAGTGCTGGCGGGCTTACCAAAATGAATACCGGTATGAAGCAATATGAAATCAAAGACATTATGCTAAGTGCGTGTGTCAATGGAAAATGGAGAGATGATATAAAGCTTAGCTATCGCAATAGCAATATACAAGGAATCATTAGCGCGATACGCGTGCGCAAAATCAAAGGCTTCCGCCACCATCTCATCGCAGAATTTAATGCTATGCGTCGCACCCACCCAAAGCTTCCGAGCTGTGGAAGTTGCTTCAAAAACCCGCCAAATCATTATGCTGGAAAATTGCTTGAAGAAGCTGGATTAAGAGGGTTTGTGTATGGTAATGTCGCTTTAAGCCAAGAGCATGCAAACTTCTTAGTCAATCTTGGTGATGGAAGCTTTGATGAAGCAGTGGAGCTTATCGCTTTGGCTCAGCAAAAAGTTTTCACGCTTTTTGGGATTTGGTTAGAGCCTGAAGTAAAGATTATCAAAGAAAAAATATGATAAAATCACGCACTTAAAATCAAAAATTTTGGAGTTACACAGATGAATACGCTTTTTGTTGTTATTGAAATTATTTTGGCAATTATGATTGTAGGGGTTGTGCTTTTGCAAAAATCCTCAAATATGGGGCTTGGCGTATATAGCGGAAGTAATGAGTCGTTATTTGGGGCGAAAGGTCCTGCTGGATTTTTGGCAAAAGCCACAATGATCTTAGGATTTTTATTTCTGGTAAATACAATATTTTTGGGCTATCAGTTTAATTCACAGCAGCAAAAAAGCGTATTTGATAACCAAACACTAAATGAATCAAACATGCTCAATCAATCTCTAAACCCGCAAACACCGCTTAATACAACACTCAAGCCAATGCAAAACCAAAACACACTTCAAAATACACAAAACACCACCCAGCAAAATACAGCTCCAATAGCAAAGGACAAAAAATGACACAAGAAATCCTACACAATACACGCACACACATGGATAAAAGTATAGAATCTTTGAAGCGAGATTTTAGCACTTTGCGAAGTGGCAAAGTCTCTGTAAATATTCTTGATAATATCCGCATTAGCTATTATGACTCGCCTACCCCGCTTAATCAAGTCGGCTCTGTGATCGCGCAAGATGCTACGACAATAGTCATCACTCCTTGGGAAAAATCTCTACTTAAAGACATAGAAAGAGCGATTGCTGAAGCAAACATCGGGGTAAATCCAAATTCAGACAGCGAATGCGTCAAACTATTTTTTCCGCCTATGACACAAGACCAGCGCAAAGAAATCGCCAAAGAAACAAAAGCCATGGGCGAAAAAGCCAAAGTTGCTATCCGCAATATCAGACAAGATTCTAATAACCACATCAAAAAGCTTGAAAAAGACAGAGAAATCACTGAAGATATAAGCAAAAAAGCTCAAGATGATATCCAAAAACTCACTGATGAATTTGTCAAAAAAATCGATGAAATGGTCAAAAACAAAGAAGATGAAGTGATGAAAGTATGACAAAGACACTTGATATTCAAAAAATCTATGAAGATTCTAGGGCGTTATTGCAAGGGCATTTTTTGCTTAGTAGTGGCAATCATTCAGACAGATACCTCCAATCCGCGCGCGTGCTTGAGAATCCAAAAAATGCAGAGATTCTCGCCAAAGCACTAGCTGAGCAAATTAAGGCTGCTAAGATTGAGGTTGAGTGTGTTTGCTCCCCTGCATTAGGCGGAATCTTAGCTGGATATGAGCTTGCGCGCGCGCTTGGTGTGCGATTTATATTTACTGAAAGAGTTGATAGCGAAATGCAATTACGAAGGGGATTTGAAGTCCAAAGCAATGAAAAAATCCTTGTATGCGAAGATATTATCACCACCGGCGGTTCAGCACTAGAATCTGCGCGATGTGTAGAGTTTTTGGGTGGCGTTGTGGTCGCGTATGCGGGGCTTGCAAATCGTGGGTATTGCAAAAGAGTTGGCTCAAATACCCACAAAAAGCCTGAATGTCGCTTGCCTGATGATATTCCATTATTTGCGCTGGAGGATTTTATATTTGCAATGTATCAGCCCAATGAATGCCCGATGTGTAAGCAAAACAACTCAAAAGCTATCAAGCCCGGCTCAAGAGGCAATTCATAATTATTCACATAAATCTCACAAAGTAATATGAAGCACACAAAAAACACGCGCTGGAGGAAAATCAAACAAGCCAAATCCTCATCTCTTCATTCTGCATCTCCTCGATCCGCTAGTCAAGATTCTAGGCAGACATTACAACGCATTTGCGCTCAAATCCATCTCACCCAAAGGCTTAAGGCATTTTTGACTGATTTGTTTATGATCTATACGCCTATACTCTACATCACCACTTATGTGATTTTAGATGGAGCGCAAAGCTTCAGAGACAATCAAGTTGCTATTTTTTTATGCTTTCTTGTATATGGAATCTTGTATGCGACTTTTATCGCACTTTTTACGCAAACGCCAGGACTCAAATATGTCAATCTCGCGCTCATTCAGACAAATGGCAAAAAAGTTGGATTTATCAGGGCATTTGTGAGGTTTGTTATATGGGCGATTGGCGCATGCTTTTTGGTAGGACTCATAAGCCCACTTTTTATGCCAAAGCATAGATTTTTGCATGATGTGCTAACAGGCACGACTTTGCAACACTGCTAGATTCTAGGGTTTAGTAGGGTTTAGTTGGCATAGAATCTAATCTTTAAGTATTACGCACGATGAGTGTTTCTGGCAATCCAAATGCCATAGCAATCTCTTGCTCTTTTGCCCTATGCTCGCCACTATCGCGCTCATGATCAAATCCTAGCAAATGCAAAAGCCCATGGATAAACAACAGCACGATTTCAGAATCCAAACTATGCCCTAGATTCTGGCTTACTTCCTGTGCTTTTTGCGTGTTTATGATAATGCTTCCTAGCGGAATCTCATTTGTGCCGAAAGATTCTAGCGGAAAGCTTAGCACATCAGTTGGATAATCCTTCCCCAAAAATTCAGCATTAATTTGCTGTATTTGAGTATCCTCGACAAACACAAGCTCAATGTCTTTTGGTGTTAGTTTTTTGGCGATTTTTTCTAACAAAGTAGAATCTATATCGCAATTTGTGTGATTTGTGATGTCTAGCATAATGTCTACTTTTAAGATTTTTTAAGAGAGTGTAGTATATAATTTTAAACTTAAAAAGGACAATCAAAATCAATTCAAGCAAAATCACAAAGGAATATAAATGACTCAGCACATCGCCACAAAATCAAAAATCATATACAAATCTATCAAGAATATCTGCCTAATAGGCGCGTTGCTTATCTGTGGTGCTTCATTGCAGAATCTATCAGCCCAAAGCACCCAAACCACAAAAGATACAAAACTCAAAACATCAGACCAAACAAGCCTCAAAGACGCACTTCAAAATTATTTTAATGCCCTTGTGCCAAAAGATGCAGATCCAAAAAACACGATTCAGTGCAAAGGAAACGATCTGTTTTTTACATGCAAAGCAGACAGTATACAATTCAAAGAAGTCTGGCTAAGGCATTTTGAACTCAATGTCAAAGCACTTAAAAATCACATACGAGCCAAAACTAAAGCAAAGATCAATTACAAACAAGAGTTTATAGATATGCTACCTACACAATGGCAAAACCTCCTACCGGAATCTATCCACTATGAGCAACAATACAAACAACACAAAGCAACAATTGCTACACAAGAAGAGCTTCAAATACAATCGCCTGATGACTCCAAACTTAAAATCGAATATGAGTTTGAGGCAAATAATATTGAGATTAAGGACAAAACACTAATCCAAAATATTAGCAATGTCCTTGCTCTACTTGTCGCAAATAAATATTTTGAAGAAGCCTTTCTTGAAGAAGCCCCTTATGACACAGATAACAAATATGATGAATATCATGAAGACTGCGATAGCAAGGATTGCGATGAGCTAGCATTACAATATTCCATAATTTCGCAATTTAGCCAACAGCTCTCTCAGACAAAATTCAAACTCAAAAAACTCCGCATCACACTAGAATCTAAAACCTTGCGTGATGTCTTGCTTCAGACATATTTAGAAGAGTGGCAACCATACAAAGAAAAAAACAAAAACAAATATGGCTTTAGTAGCGAGATTTTGGAAGGTATTTCATTTGTAAAGGCATTTCTCTCCCCAAAACTCACCAACAACAAACAAGCCCTAGAATCTGTGCTTGATGATGTGGCGCAATTTTTACTCACAGACAAAAACGACAAAATAGGCTTTGAGCTCAAAGCCACCAAAAACTCCAAAAGTATAACACTAGAAGAATTTAATCTCTTAGATGATGACAAACTTTTCTTGCTGCTTGATACTTATGAACTCAAAACGATCAAATAAAATAATGTAAGAATTCTAGTATGCAAACACCAAACACAAAAAACACAGCACTTATCACACTTGATAAGTGCAAAAAAAATCACCGCTACACAATCGCTTCTATCGCGATACCAAATGAATCATTGCGCGAGCGATTTATATCTATGGGAATCACAAAAGGCGCGGATTTTACACTCCTTTATACATCGCTTAAAAACCTCACCTACTCTATCCAAATTAATTGCTCACAAATCGCACTGCGCAAAAACGAAGCCAAACTCATCAATGTGGTAGAAAAACTATGCCCAAACACAATCAAAAGCAGCCACAAATAAAGCAACCACGAGTAAAACAACAGCTTAAAGCAAATCAAATCAAAGCGTTATTTTTGCAACACTATCATAATGCCAAAACTGAGCTCATTTATCACAATATATACGAGCTTCTTGTATGTGTGATACTTTCAGCCCAATGCACCGATAAAAGAGTCAATATCGTAACCCCTGCGCTTTTTGCAAAATACAAAAGCCCAAAAGAACTTGCCAAAGCCGATATAAACGATGTAAAAGAACTCATAAAAAGTGTGTCGTTTTTTAATAACAAAGCGCACAATCTTATTAAAATGGCACAGCAAGTGGTGAATGATTTTGGCGGTGAGATCCCCACAAATCGAGATGAGCTAAAAACTCTAGCAGGTGTTGGGCAAAAAACTGCTAATGTCGTGCTAATTGAATATTTTGAAGCAAATTTTATGGCGGTTGATACACATGTTTTCCGCGTCTCACATAGACTTGGGCTAAGTGTAGCAAAAAGCGCGCTTGAGACAGAAAAAGATCTAAGCGCACTTTTTAAAGACAATCTTTCAGTGCTTCATCAAGGATTTGTTTTGTTTGGACGCTATGTTTGCAAAGCTATCAAGCCTCAATGTCAAGAATGTTTTGTGAAAGATTTTTGCATAACTCGCTCAAATTTTAAACCAGCATAAAGAAAATAGGTTTATAATTAGATATTTACTTTATTTTAAGTCAAGGTTAATAACAATGGACATCATCAAAGAGAGTTTTTTTAAAGTGATTAAAGACTCCATAGGGCTAAATCCGCAAGATTCTATTATCCCGGTGAAGAGAGGATATTTGGTTTCTATTGAAATGATTGGTGAAAAAATCGTGTATTTAGTGTTTAATAAAAGTTTTCTAAGAATTATGTGTAAATATTTCTTATCTGATGAAAACCCCACAGAACCAGCACTTGAAGATATGGCAAAAGAGCTCTCAAACCTCACGGTCGGACATGCAAAAGTCATCGCCCAGCAAAAAAACAAAACTTTCAATATCTCTACGCCTAATTTTTTGGGTATCAAAAACATCACTGATTATGATGAGGGAATCCACTTTAGGCTACAAAGCAAAGGGCATTGTAGTATTTTTATGAGAAACTATAAGGCATAAATATGGCTGACAACGAAAATCCTATCCTTGATAAGCAAAAAGCTCACACAGCACATGAAATTGAGCTAGCGACATATCTTGAAGATATGATGAAAAATTATGGTGGATTGCTTGATATGGGCGTTATTTTTACAGCAGAGCTTGGCTCTACAAAGATTCCGCTTATTGAGATACTCAAATTTGAAAAAGGCTCGATTATTGATTTGCAAAAGCCCGCGGGCGAAAGCATTGATGTGTTTGTCAATGACAGAATTATAGGCAAAGGCGAGGTTATGGTTTATGAGCGATCACTTGCGATTCGGCTTAATGAAATTTTAGATTCTAATGCTATTGTGTATTGCATCGCTCGGACAAATTCATATGACTAGAGTGCGGTATGTTTATATTTAAGCCTTTTTGTATAGTCGCGATTTTTGTTTGTAACGTTTTTGGCACTGCTATAAAAGACATAAAGATTAATTACTTCTCTAGCCAAAGGCTTGATCTGCTTTTGATGCTAGATTCTGAGTTTAAGGGCGAAATCGGCACTGCAAGTATCCAAAACAAAAAACTCACCATGATTTCAAATCTTACGATTTCAAAAATATGGAATACCAAATTTCAAGAATCCTCACCCATTCTTGCGATTCAAATTATCCCTAAAAATAACAATATCTATCTTGAAATCACTCCCAAAAAGCATTATTATCTCAAGCCTAGTATTTCCAAAGATAAAAACACGATTCGTTTGAGTTTTTTTGCAGCAGATGAGCAGCTTAACACCCTCCTTAAATCATCAACAACCCTCAAACCAACGCCAATTCAAGATGTTTTTTCACCAGAAGAGCAAGCCCGCCAAAATAAATCCACTCCTAGCATTTCAACCCCCACATCTTCCACTTCCACAGCCTCCACAACTTCTACCTCCATAGATTCTGCAGCCTTAGATTCTGCCACAGAATCCACTTCAGATTCTCTTTTTTCAAACCAAAGCCTCCAAACACTTTTAGACAAAAACTTCATATATTACGTTGCAATTGGCATTGGCGTGATTATTGTTTTGCTTTTTGTACGCTATTGGCTCAAAAAATCCACCCACCTCAATGGCACGATAAAAATAGCTTCCCAAAGTCAAGTTGATTCCAAAAACAAAATCGTGATTTTTGAAACGCGTGATTTTTTTTATATGGTTTTGATTGGCGAAAAAAACAATATGCTGATTGACAAAATCCCTAGAGAAAAAGCTTTCAATGCTAAAGGTAAGAAAGATTCTCAAAGCTCCCAAACAATCGGCGATGAGAATACCTTTAATGATGACTTTTGGAACTCGCTTACTAAAAATTCCACAAAAAAATAGAATCTAGCCCATGAGCGCATATCTAAAGAGAGATACATACTCAAACAAACGTTTTTTGCTCTCTCTTCTTCTTTCGCTTATTTTGCATAGTATCGTGTTTTTTGGGCTGTATTTTTTGTATGACTACATCAAGCACAAAACCCCAAAACTCCACAAAATCAATGCAGAGAATCTGCTTGTCCTCAAAAGAGGACGAAGTCTTGATCCATCTGCTAACACACCCGGAGCCAAAAAACCCTCTCTTGCCAAGCCAAACACTTCTCAAACCATACCAACCCCACCTCTAGCGACACAATCTCAACCAAAAGAGAATCCACCAACAAAGCCCACTCCACAAAGCAGTGGTAAAACCCCTTTGCCAAGCCAATCTCTTCCAAATACATCGCAAAACACACAAATCGATCATAAAAATCTTAAATTTTTTACACCAAACAATCAGCAATACGCCCAAGCTCAAAATATCCAAAAAGACAAAGGTATGGATCCTCAAACAATCCGCGATATAGATGAACTATATGGCGATGAATGGGGCGATTTGGGTGATGCGCAAAAAGACTTTGTTGCATCAAATCTAAGAGAAATCGCTAGAATCACACAAAGCTACTTAGAATACCCACAAACAGCAGGCTACCTAAGGCAATCTGGCGAGAATGCTATTGAATTTTATCTGCTACCAAATGGCGATATTGAGGATTTGAAGCTTATCAAAAATTCTGGATTTGTCCTGCTTGACAAAAATTCACTCAAAACTATTGAAATCGCTTTTAAGGATTATCCACGACCACATCAAAAAACTTTGATAAGATTTCATATCACATACAGACTCATTTATCGCTAAGGAGCTCCAATGCAAATCACACTCACAAATCCGCTTGATATGCATATCCATTTTCGAGATCATGCAATGCTTGAAGTTGTAGCACCATACACGACAAAAAGCTTTGTAGCTGGCGTGGTTATGCCAAATCTCAATCCGCCAATCACTTCAGTAGCTTTGGCAAAATCCTATATGCGTCGCATTCAAAGCATAGATGATTGCTTTTTTCCGATTTGTCCTTTGTATTTTCATGAAGATCTTAGCTTTGCAGAGCTTCAGCAATGCGTAGATTCTGGATTGAGAATCCTCAAGCTCTACCCAAAAGGCGCGACAACAGGAAGTGAAAAAGGTGTAAGCCAAATCCTCTCCAAAAAAACCCTAGAAATCTGCTCTATCGCGCAAGATTTAGGAATGATCCTCTCCATACATGGCGAGAGCAATGGCTTTATGCTTGATCGCGAGTATGAATTTGGAGAGATATTTGCCTCTTTAGCGCATGCTTTTCCACATCTCAAAATCATCATCGAGCATATGAGCGATCATCGCTCAATCCCGCTTTTGAGAGAATTTAAAAATATCTACGCCACGCTCACACTTCATCACATCACGCTTGATCTTGATAGTGTCGTAGGGGGCAAGCTTGAGCCTCATCATTTCTGCAAGCCAACCCTAAAAACCCCAACAGACAAACAAAAACTCCTTGAGCTAGCACTAAGTGCTGATCCAAAAGTAAGCTTTGGGTCGGATTCTGCGCCACACACACTAGAATCTAAACGCAATGGAGCTGCAGGAATCTTTAGCGCGCCTTGCTTGCTTGAGCAGCTTACAGAACTCTTTGAGACGCATAATGCACTTTCAAATCTCCAAGCCTTTGTAAGCGATAATGCCATGCGTAATTACTGCCTTTCACAATGGCTTCCACCGCTTCGACAAAAGCAAATCACCCTCACCAAATCTCCCCAAACAATCCCAGAATCTATCGATAGTAAAGATAGTAAAGAAGACGTAATTATTCCATTTCATGCAGGCAAAACTATCAAATGGAGCATAAAGCAAATTTGCGAAGTGTAAATTACAAGCTAAAAAATTGTAGATTTAGGCTACAAAAAGCAAAATTAGATTCTGCTATAATTTTTGCGAATATTTTTGAGAAACAAAAGGAGTATATAATGAATGAAATTTTAACACGATTTCCAAAAACGCGAAAACCCCTACCTAGCGCATATCAAGCGATCTATGAGGAGCATTACAAAAGCAATAGAAATGGCGAAGGTGCTGCAAGCGGACTTGCTCAAAAGCTAGAATCTTGGCTGCACAAAAAAGTCGCCGACGACACATTAGGGCTAAGTGGGCATAAAACGCTAGAAATCGGTGCAGGCACGCTAAACCAGATTCCCTACGAGCGCGATTTGAACCATTATGATATCATCGAGCCATTTTCCGCGCTCTATGCAAACTCCCCACACCTCAAATCAGTGCATACTATTTATAACGATATAGCTGAAATAGCTTGTAATGGGGGGGGGGATACAATAGATAATGCGCTAGATGATGCGCTATTATATGATAGAATCATCTCCTGTGCGGCATTAGAGCATATCACTGATTTGCCAAAGGTCGTTGCACACGCCTGTTTGCTATTAAAAGATGATGGAATCTTCTCTGTTTCTATCCCAAGTCAAGGGCGACTTCTTTGGACGCTAGCTTATAAACTCACAACCGGCATTGAATTTAGACTGAAATACAAACTCAATTATGATGTCATTATGAATTACGAGCATGTCAATACACAGCAAGAAATTATCGAGGTGTGCGAGCACTTTTTTGGCTCGGTAAAAAAGTCGCTCTTTGGGCTAAGTAATGAGCTTTCAATCTACACGCACCTTTCATGCAGAGCCCCAGATCGCGCCAAAGCGAGAGAATACCTAGCACAAATCGCAAAATAATACACAAAAGGGGCAAATCCAAAAATCAAAAAACTAAAATCACAAATGACAAAATCCATACAAAA carries:
- the pyrC gene encoding dihydroorotase — translated: MQITLTNPLDMHIHFRDHAMLEVVAPYTTKSFVAGVVMPNLNPPITSVALAKSYMRRIQSIDDCFFPICPLYFHEDLSFAELQQCVDSGLRILKLYPKGATTGSEKGVSQILSKKTLEICSIAQDLGMILSIHGESNGFMLDREYEFGEIFASLAHAFPHLKIIIEHMSDHRSIPLLREFKNIYATLTLHHITLDLDSVVGGKLEPHHFCKPTLKTPTDKQKLLELALSADPKVSFGSDSAPHTLESKRNGAAGIFSAPCLLEQLTELFETHNALSNLQAFVSDNAMRNYCLSQWLPPLRQKQITLTKSPQTIPESIDSKDSKEDVIIPFHAGKTIKWSIKQICEV
- a CDS encoding metallophosphoesterase, yielding MSFKITLETFLISDTHFGHKAVLKKEPIRKVVTKQCGFKVFDDMSVYNWNQVVGDSDLVLHLGDLYFDDGYKYLPKLNGFKRLVVGNNDIGKFKYVKKMHDWKVCNKISLKIQQKERFHAKLIKKFGSELKNPYINAIIADFGSERIMFSHFPVMNRKKNDRFEHARDILDEIYKILDCSLNIHGHTHSKKTYNRFCINVSCEEIDFTPIRLREIIKIQ
- a CDS encoding methyltransferase, which translates into the protein MNEILTRFPKTRKPLPSAYQAIYEEHYKSNRNGEGAASGLAQKLESWLHKKVADDTLGLSGHKTLEIGAGTLNQIPYERDLNHYDIIEPFSALYANSPHLKSVHTIYNDIAEIACNGGGDTIDNALDDALLYDRIISCAALEHITDLPKVVAHACLLLKDDGIFSVSIPSQGRLLWTLAYKLTTGIEFRLKYKLNYDVIMNYEHVNTQQEIIEVCEHFFGSVKKSLFGLSNELSIYTHLSCRAPDRAKAREYLAQIAK
- the fliN gene encoding flagellar motor switch protein FliN — protein: MADNENPILDKQKAHTAHEIELATYLEDMMKNYGGLLDMGVIFTAELGSTKIPLIEILKFEKGSIIDLQKPAGESIDVFVNDRIIGKGEVMVYERSLAIRLNEILDSNAIVYCIARTNSYD
- the fliQ gene encoding flagellar biosynthesis protein FliQ encodes the protein MEGQLMALAIESYKITLLISLPILATGLVIGLLISIFQATTQINEMTLSFVPKILGVIAVVIFTMPWMLNMLIDYTTNLIALIPKFID
- the nth gene encoding endonuclease III, encoding MPKHNQKQPQIKQPRVKQQLKANQIKALFLQHYHNAKTELIYHNIYELLVCVILSAQCTDKRVNIVTPALFAKYKSPKELAKADINDVKELIKSVSFFNNKAHNLIKMAQQVVNDFGGEIPTNRDELKTLAGVGQKTANVVLIEYFEANFMAVDTHVFRVSHRLGLSVAKSALETEKDLSALFKDNLSVLHQGFVLFGRYVCKAIKPQCQECFVKDFCITRSNFKPA
- the ybeY gene encoding rRNA maturation RNase YbeY; protein product: MLDITNHTNCDIDSTLLEKIAKKLTPKDIELVFVEDTQIQQINAEFLGKDYPTDVLSFPLESFGTNEIPLGSIIINTQKAQEVSQNLGHSLDSEIVLLFIHGLLHLLGFDHERDSGEHRAKEQEIAMAFGLPETLIVRNT
- a CDS encoding RDD family protein, with the protein product MKHTKNTRWRKIKQAKSSSLHSASPRSASQDSRQTLQRICAQIHLTQRLKAFLTDLFMIYTPILYITTYVILDGAQSFRDNQVAIFLCFLVYGILYATFIALFTQTPGLKYVNLALIQTNGKKVGFIRAFVRFVIWAIGACFLVGLISPLFMPKHRFLHDVLTGTTLQHC
- a CDS encoding FeoA family protein; the protein is MQTPNTKNTALITLDKCKKNHRYTIASIAIPNESLRERFISMGITKGADFTLLYTSLKNLTYSIQINCSQIALRKNEAKLINVVEKLCPNTIKSSHK
- a CDS encoding energy transducer TonB, encoding MSAYLKRDTYSNKRFLLSLLLSLILHSIVFFGLYFLYDYIKHKTPKLHKINAENLLVLKRGRSLDPSANTPGAKKPSLAKPNTSQTIPTPPLATQSQPKENPPTKPTPQSSGKTPLPSQSLPNTSQNTQIDHKNLKFFTPNNQQYAQAQNIQKDKGMDPQTIRDIDELYGDEWGDLGDAQKDFVASNLREIARITQSYLEYPQTAGYLRQSGENAIEFYLLPNGDIEDLKLIKNSGFVLLDKNSLKTIEIAFKDYPRPHQKTLIRFHITYRLIYR
- the secG gene encoding preprotein translocase subunit SecG; this encodes MNTLFVVIEIILAIMIVGVVLLQKSSNMGLGVYSGSNESLFGAKGPAGFLAKATMILGFLFLVNTIFLGYQFNSQQQKSVFDNQTLNESNMLNQSLNPQTPLNTTLKPMQNQNTLQNTQNTTQQNTAPIAKDKK
- a CDS encoding chemotaxis protein CheX, which translates into the protein MDIIKESFFKVIKDSIGLNPQDSIIPVKRGYLVSIEMIGEKIVYLVFNKSFLRIMCKYFLSDENPTEPALEDMAKELSNLTVGHAKVIAQQKNKTFNISTPNFLGIKNITDYDEGIHFRLQSKGHCSIFMRNYKA
- the frr gene encoding ribosome recycling factor encodes the protein MTQEILHNTRTHMDKSIESLKRDFSTLRSGKVSVNILDNIRISYYDSPTPLNQVGSVIAQDATTIVITPWEKSLLKDIERAIAEANIGVNPNSDSECVKLFFPPMTQDQRKEIAKETKAMGEKAKVAIRNIRQDSNNHIKKLEKDREITEDISKKAQDDIQKLTDEFVKKIDEMVKNKEDEVMKV
- the pyrE gene encoding orotate phosphoribosyltransferase, giving the protein MTKTLDIQKIYEDSRALLQGHFLLSSGNHSDRYLQSARVLENPKNAEILAKALAEQIKAAKIEVECVCSPALGGILAGYELARALGVRFIFTERVDSEMQLRRGFEVQSNEKILVCEDIITTGGSALESARCVEFLGGVVVAYAGLANRGYCKRVGSNTHKKPECRLPDDIPLFALEDFIFAMYQPNECPMCKQNNSKAIKPGSRGNS
- a CDS encoding UDP-N-acetylmuramate dehydrogenase, which encodes MLSKTIDFATYSSLKIGGKNEVMILQTHDFSAQNLDLTLDSIHSFSIIGHAYNLLVSPKASNLVMLDKTFDYIYDCEDCIEIGAMTPSGKIYRFFKENDLFGLEFLKALPGSAGGLTKMNTGMKQYEIKDIMLSACVNGKWRDDIKLSYRNSNIQGIISAIRVRKIKGFRHHLIAEFNAMRRTHPKLPSCGSCFKNPPNHYAGKLLEEAGLRGFVYGNVALSQEHANFLVNLGDGSFDEAVELIALAQQKVFTLFGIWLEPEVKIIKEKI